CGCTGGATGATACCCCTGCAGCCAAATCTGGCATCAAAGCTTTGGATCAAATTATTAAAATCGATGAATCCTCCACCATCAATTTGGCCTTAGATGAAGCTGTTGAAAAGTTAAGAGGCAAGCCAGGTACCAGCGTTTCTTTGACCATCTCACGCAAAGGCGAAGCCGGCCCACGCAATATTTTGGTAATCAGAGATATTATTAAAGTCGATTCGATTACCTCGCATTTAATCGACAAAAAAGTAGGTTACGTCAAAATCAAATCTTTCCATGGCAATACCAGCCGGGATCTTAAAGCGGCCATTGAGAGCTTCAAAGACATTAAAGGTCTGATCTTAGACTTCCGAAACAACCCCGGCGGCTTGCTCAATGAATCGGTATCTGTATCCGATCTGTTCTTGGATGGTGGTGTGGTCGTGGTGACTCAAGGTGCTTTGGGAACTCAAAGAGACGAAGAAAAAGCCGAGCCAGGCCTGGAAAAATCCAAACTTCCCATTGTAGTTTTAGTGAACTCGGGCTCAGCATCTGCTTCTGAAATCGTAGCCGGCGCGTTGAAAAACCGTGGCCGCGCGGTCGTGGTGGGCGAGCAGACATTCGGCAAAGGCTCAGTCCAAATGCTCTATGATTTTCCTGACAAATCTGCGCTCAAGCTGACCATTGCCCAATACTTAACCCCTGGTGATGAAAGTATTCAGTCCGTTGGCATTACCCCTGACATCCTACTTTCGCCGGCTCTCATCGAAGATAAAAACAACCTGCTGTTGTTCCCTCAGACCCGAATGAGAGAAGGGGATCTAGATCTTCATTTGGATGATAAGCGTACCATGGCTCATAAGCCCGTCTTTGAGCTGACCTATGTGTCTGAGAATCTAGCCAAAGAAGAGCTGGAAAAACGTGCCGTTTCGTCCGTCTTCTACGAAGATTTTGAAATTAGGTTTGCTAAACGGCTGTTGCTGGCTGCGCACGGTTCCACCCGAAAAGCGCTATTAGCAGATGCTCAAAGTTTGATGCCCGTTGTCGAGCAGGAAGAAAACAAAAAGCTCACAGCTGCTTTGGAGAAGTTAGGCATTGATTGGTCAAGGCCTGCTCAATTTCCAGCGACACCTAAAATTTCGGTGCGTTTGGTCAATGCCCAAGTAGCTAAAGCAGGCCAAAAGCTAAAAATCTCCGTTGAAGCTAAAAACACCGGTACCGAGCCTGTTTACCGCCTCTACGGTATCTCAAAGTCAGCAACGCCGTTTTTTGCTGACCGAGAATTTGTTTTCGGCAAGTTGATGCCCGGGCAGAAGAAAATTTGGGATACCGAAATCGAAACCCCTAAAGACACCATGACCAGGCGCGATTTGATGCGTGTCGTATTCTTCGGCAATGGCCGGGAGCTTAGCCCGTTAGATATCCCGATTTCGCTTCAAGGCTCAGTTAAGCCTATATTAGCCTATGACTATCAAGTCATTCCTGCCAAAGCCGGTGAAAAAACACGCGTCAAAGTGAAAGTAAAAAACATTGGTGCAGGCAACTGCGAAGAGCCAATTGTTCTTTTAAAAGCCAAAGGCGATGCCGATATCTTTATTGATCAAGGCCGCCAAAAAATTAAAGCACTTAAGCCAGGCCAGAGCGCTGACGCTGAACTGGCGTTTACGCAGCGCACGCCAGAGGGCAAAGCCGAAATACAACTTCAGCTCTTTGACGGCATTTCCGGTGAATACTGGGTAGAAGATTTAAATATCAAATCCGCTCAGAAAATCGCTAAAACACCGCCTCAAATTCGCTGGCTAGAGCCTTCCAATATGCCTGTGGTGGTGAAAAATACCTACCGAGTGCAGGCTGAAATCACCGGCAAAAAAGATCTGAAAGATGTGTATCTGTTCGTGAATGATCAAAAGGTTGTTTACCAGTCTTTTAAAGCTATCAAGAAAGGAGCGCCGCAAATCCTAATACTGGATCAAGTGGTCAAACTTAAACCTGGTGTCAATCTGATCACACTGGTTGCGAGGGCTGGGGAGACCTACAGCCAACGTGACAGTTTGATCGTGTTCTCTGAAGTTGGAGATCCGTTGGCTAAAAATCCATGAGTCCGCTAGCTGCTCAAATGCGCCCCAAAAGCTTGGGGGATATGGTTGGGCAGGAGCATTTGCTCGGAGAAGAGGGCTTATTAACTCGGCTGATTGCCAATGGTTCACTCCCCTCGTTAATTTTATGGGGACCGCCAGGCTCTGGAAAAACCACCTTGGCCGAAAACCTGGCGCGCGCCATCAGGCGCCAAATTATCCGGCTTTCTGCTGTGTCGGCAGGCGTGAAAGAAATTCGCGAAGCGGTTGAAATTGGTAAAAAAACACCGATTATTCTTTTTGTAGATGAAATCCATCGCTTCAATAAAGCGCAACAGGATGTGCTGCTGCCTTATGTTGAAGAGGGTCTGCTAACACTTATCGGTGCTACGACCGAAAATCCTTCATTTTCCGTAAACAACGCGTTGCTTTCTAGATGCCGAGTGTTGGTTTTAAAGCCATTATCGCCCGAAAATTTAAGCCTCTTGCTTGACAAGGCATTGGCACTAAAAAATTACAGCATCGATGAAGACGCTCGCTCGGCTTTGCTTCAAAGCGCTACCGGCGATGCGCGGGTGCTTTTATCCACCTGCGAAGTAGCATTCGGGCTAGTCGAAAAGGGCGAAACCAATCTAAGTTTTGAAGTTATTAAGCAAGCCGTTGGTAAGCGCGTCTTGGCCTACGACCGCAAGGCAGAAGAGCATTACAATACAATCAGCGCATTTATCAAAAGCATGAGAGCCAGCGATGCTGATGCGGCTTGTTATTATTTGGCGCGTATGTTGGAGGCAGGGGAAGACCCGCGCTTTGTCATTCGGCGAATGATGATTTTTGCCAGCGAGGATATTGGCAATGCGGATCCGCAGGCTTTAATTCTCATGGCTGCAACCTTGCAAGCCTTCGAGCTGATGGGCCTGCCTGAGGGCGTACTGCCACTCACACATGCCGTTATCTATTTGTCTAAAGCGCCTAAATCCAGGTCTGTCATCAATGCCTATTATGCTGCCAAGGAAGATGTCGTTAATCTCGGCGCCCTGCCAGTGCCTATGCACCTACGCAATGCTCCTACCAAGCTGATGAAAGAGCTTGGTTACGGGCAAAAAAGTGCTGGAAGTAGTAATCTTCCGGACAGGCTCAGGGGCAAAAAATATGTTTCATGAATTGATCCGGATGTGGTTTGAGTGGGTGGAGCATGGAGGCTATTTCGGCATTTTTGTTTTGATGGCCATGGAAAGCTCCATCATTCCCGTGCCATCAGAAGTTGTCATGGCGCCTGCTGCATTTTGGGCAGCGCAAGGCCGCATGAATTTTTGGGGCGTGGTGCTGGCAGGTACTTTGGGCAGTTATGTTGGATCTTTACTTTGTTATTGGGTAGCGCTTTTGGTCGGTCATCCCTTGCTTGAGCGATATGGCAAATATTTCTTAATTAGCCCAAAGAAGCTAAAAATGGCTGAAAGATGGATTCGCCA
This sequence is a window from Myxococcota bacterium. Protein-coding genes within it:
- a CDS encoding MXAN_5808 family serine peptidase, with translation MINLKIFALVLGLFSLSYTAKDESLSELRIFNRAILLVKEQYVDPARLKPEKMLMGALDALEKQIPELVVDEVVDGQVKIQIGPNSKIFSVKGMNSLWDLSFKLRDILRFIEPKLPASIKRDDIEYAAVNGTLSQLDPHSILLEPKFSKEMKLSTKGEFGGLGIVIGLRDGVLTVIAPLDDTPAAKSGIKALDQIIKIDESSTINLALDEAVEKLRGKPGTSVSLTISRKGEAGPRNILVIRDIIKVDSITSHLIDKKVGYVKIKSFHGNTSRDLKAAIESFKDIKGLILDFRNNPGGLLNESVSVSDLFLDGGVVVVTQGALGTQRDEEKAEPGLEKSKLPIVVLVNSGSASASEIVAGALKNRGRAVVVGEQTFGKGSVQMLYDFPDKSALKLTIAQYLTPGDESIQSVGITPDILLSPALIEDKNNLLLFPQTRMREGDLDLHLDDKRTMAHKPVFELTYVSENLAKEELEKRAVSSVFYEDFEIRFAKRLLLAAHGSTRKALLADAQSLMPVVEQEENKKLTAALEKLGIDWSRPAQFPATPKISVRLVNAQVAKAGQKLKISVEAKNTGTEPVYRLYGISKSATPFFADREFVFGKLMPGQKKIWDTEIETPKDTMTRRDLMRVVFFGNGRELSPLDIPISLQGSVKPILAYDYQVIPAKAGEKTRVKVKVKNIGAGNCEEPIVLLKAKGDADIFIDQGRQKIKALKPGQSADAELAFTQRTPEGKAEIQLQLFDGISGEYWVEDLNIKSAQKIAKTPPQIRWLEPSNMPVVVKNTYRVQAEITGKKDLKDVYLFVNDQKVVYQSFKAIKKGAPQILILDQVVKLKPGVNLITLVARAGETYSQRDSLIVFSEVGDPLAKNP
- a CDS encoding replication-associated recombination protein A, which codes for MRPKSLGDMVGQEHLLGEEGLLTRLIANGSLPSLILWGPPGSGKTTLAENLARAIRRQIIRLSAVSAGVKEIREAVEIGKKTPIILFVDEIHRFNKAQQDVLLPYVEEGLLTLIGATTENPSFSVNNALLSRCRVLVLKPLSPENLSLLLDKALALKNYSIDEDARSALLQSATGDARVLLSTCEVAFGLVEKGETNLSFEVIKQAVGKRVLAYDRKAEEHYNTISAFIKSMRASDADAACYYLARMLEAGEDPRFVIRRMMIFASEDIGNADPQALILMAATLQAFELMGLPEGVLPLTHAVIYLSKAPKSRSVINAYYAAKEDVVNLGALPVPMHLRNAPTKLMKELGYGQKSAGSSNLPDRLRGKKYVS
- a CDS encoding DedA family protein, which codes for MFHELIRMWFEWVEHGGYFGIFVLMAMESSIIPVPSEVVMAPAAFWAAQGRMNFWGVVLAGTLGSYVGSLLCYWVALLVGHPLLERYGKYFLISPKKLKMAERWIRHFGAFGVFTARFLPVVRHLISLPAGLFRMPLWGFSIATFVGSGIWCFILAWFGQKILGSNPELLQSPETMIGVVQSQMGWFLGLAILLALLYGVVIWFKGKKD